In the genome of Candidatus Anoxymicrobium japonicum, the window GCGGCGACGGCCGCCCGAACTACGACACCGTCTCCATCGCCATGGTCGAACAGGCCCTCGACAAGGCCAAGCTGCCGCACAACATCGTAGTTGACTGCTCGCACGCCAACAGCTTCAAGAAGCCGGAACTGCAACCGCTGGTCATGGCCGACATCGTCAACCAGGTCCGCCTCGGCAATAAATCGCTGGTCGGCGTGATGATCGAATCCAATATCGAAGCCGGCAACCAGTCGATTCCGGCCGACCTCAGCCAGCTCAAATACGGCTGCTCGGTGACCGACGGCTGCGTCGATTGGGATACCACCGAGAAGATGATCCGCGACGCAGCGATTCTGCTGCGGGATGTGTTGCCGGAACGGGTGTAACGGGAGGCGACGACGATGCCGACCATCAGCCAGTTCTTCGGCATCGTCATATAGAGGACTGGGAACTATGCCGAGCCGGACAGCTACCGAAGAAAATTCGACCGCTGGAGCAGTTCTGGCCGCGCCGTGGCGTATTGAGGCTGTCTCGGTCCTGCCCAATCACCGGCTAGCCCTGACCTTCCGTGACGGACTGGTTGGGGTCGCCGATTTTTCGGCAATCGCTACAGCCGCCAACCCCGGCATCTACGCGCCGCTGGCCGACCTTGATTTCTTTGCTCAGGTAAAAGTTGAACTGGGCGCTCTCACTTGGCCTAATGGTGCAGACATTGACCCCACCTGGCTGCATGAGAGTCTGGCAACCGATAAAACGTGGGCTGTCACCTTTTAGCTCCATGGCCAAGGCATCCACCAGTCGCTACGACGTGTCGGAGCATCTTCGAACCTCGGAAGAGATGGCCGCCTTCCTCGAAGCCTGCCTTGAAGAAGCCGATGGCGATGCCGCACTCATCGCAAAAGCCTTGGGCGATATCGCCCGAGCCAAAGGCATGAGCCAAGTTGCCTGCGATGCGGGACTCTCCCGCGAAAGCCTCTACAAGGCGCTTTCTGGCGAACACAGCCCTGGCTTTGATACTATCCTCAAGGTTGTTGGCGCCCTCGGCCTGAAGCTCCATGCCGGCATCAGTAACTCATGAATCCAACAAGAATCTGATTGGGCAAAGTCATTAAATCTCTCCGCAACCTTTGATTGCCATAGCCGCCGACAAACCTCTGTGAAGGAAGTTTTCATGACCCAAACTGACCTTGCCAAGATGCCCATCTCGGAAAAAATCCAGTTAATGGAATCGCTCTGGGAAAGCCTGAGCAACGACCCTGTTACTGCTGAGGTAGTTCCGGCCTGGCACGGCGATGTTCTCGCCAAACGCGCAGTTCTGCTTGATCAGGGTCAGGAGCCTGTATCCGCCTGGGGTGATGCGAAACAACGCATTCGCGACAAGACCGCCAAGCAGTAAATAAAAATTTTCCTGAGGCTCCTAATGCACAAATACAGGATCTACTATTTAGCCGATCATGACGACGGTGACCCAACGACTTATGAATCATCGATTCCGGTTTCTCCTGGCGATGTCATTCAGTTGCCTGAGACTGGCGATTTCCATCAGGCCATCCGTCTGCTACAGCAAAAGACAGGTACGCGTTTAGATCTTTCAAAATCTGCTCAGTCCGAGGCTGAGGCAAGGCTTCTATCAGTTCAGTATGGATTCTGGCCAGCAGGCTAGCTGCACTCTTTACGTGAGCAATAGGGTCTGACCCCCTATTGGGATGTGACCCCCTATTGGGATGCGGCCTTCCTCGGCTGAGCTTGGCGTTATGAGTATGAACGATGATCAGCGATATTTTTTATGGATTAACATCGTATGTGTCTCAATACCCTACCGTTGCTATTGGGGTGGTCGGACTTTTCATTGCGCTAAATTCATTAATGATCGCAAGGTGGCAAAGGGATCGCATTTTTTACGAAAACCTTGAAAAAAGTAGCACCTTCCAAATAGCGGAAAATTTGAAAGATATTGAGAGGATTTTAAATAAAAAAATAGGTGCTAATGACCGATACTCTTTGCAAGATATATTGGATGGAAATATACGGCCGGATATAAATCAAGATATAGAAAATCAGCTATCAATACTCGCACGCTATTTCTCCGAATTTGCGGCCAACCTGGAGAAGTATTCGGCCAACATAATGATAAGAAAAAAAGTTTGTTTTAACTTCCAAGAATATGGCAAAAAAGCCAGAAAGTACTATCGGCTATTTAAGAAATACAATTTCGAAGACATCGGAATAGAGTTTTCTATCGGCCACTTAAAATCGGCCGGTATACTTATGGACGATGAATAAATCAAAACATAATGAGATCAACGTTATTTATTTCGATAAGTAAATAAACAATAGGGGTCAGACCTATTGTTTGTCCAAACCCCTATTCTTCAATCAACGCGTGCTCTGCACTCACCCATCAAACACCAAAGGGAGATGCACCCTTGAAGCTCATTCTTCCCATTATGCTTGCACTGACACTTGGGGCCTGTACAACCCTCGAGCAGTCCAACCGCATTTCTACGCGACTAGTCGGGAAGGAGTTCAACTCCATCGCCTCGCGTTACCTTGACCGGCCCACTTTCGCTGCTATCGAGCGCATGAGCGACAAGGCAACTGTACTCCGCGTGAAAATGTCGATGTACGGCTCCAAGGAATCAAACCTTCCCTTTCTCCAAGGCAGGAGTGCAGCGTATGTCGCGCACATCGATAAGTTCCTTGAATGGGAGGCTCTGGCGAAGAGCCGAGGCGACGCACTAACAAAGGACATCGGGCGAGTGCCCGCATGGTCCAACGGGCCTAGCGGCGACCTGAAGTTCGTCTTTCACAGCGGTAACGCCGCGACGCACTTCTTGGCCATTTCGTTCTGTGCGGCGGGCACGTGCCTCGACAATCAGACCGTGTACTTTGATGCTGCCTCTGTCCAAGAGCTGCGGCGCCTCCTTCTTGCGCTGGATGACGGCTCTCTCGGGAAGGCTAGTGTGGACAGCGTATACAAGTAACGTCCGGACCCAAAGGGGAAATGGGTCAGAGTCATTTAGCAAGCCAAAGAACAGCCAAAGGGGTCAGAGAGATTTTTTTGCCGCCAACAGCCCAGACATTTATATGTCTGTGACCCCATTGGCTCTGCTCCGCCCCCTTCCGTCCTACCTTTGATCTTTGTGGAAATATGCCAATGAAGCCATTGTATCTACTCGTATTTGCAGCCGTTGCTGGATGCGCATCTAACTCTGGGATCGTTCAAATGGGTAGCAACACCTACATGGTCTCCCGCCAAGCGGCAACTGGTTTCACGGGAATGGGTACTCTCAAAGCCGAAGCAATGAGAGAAGCGTTTGAGCAATGCCAGAAGACGGGGAAAGCAGTTGAGGTTATTGAGACAGTTGATGCAAAGCCTCCATATATATTCGGCAACTTTCCAAAGACAGAGATTCGATTCAAGTGCGTAGTCGAATAGATGCGAACCACGCAGCAAACCCAAAGCGGTCATAGTATTTATTTTCCTGCCACTAATAGCCCGGAAACATATATCTCTCTGACCCCTTTGCTTGTTAGCCCCCTCCGCCTCCGCCCCAAAAAGGACGCATAGGTTATGTCTCAAAAAGAAGATTCGTTCACACCAGCAGTAGCAAATGACAGCCAAAATGCCCGACGGAACGAAATTGTTCGATGCCCTGCGTGTGGAGCTGAAATGGCGAGAAAAAAACTCAAAAAACATAAACGCAATGCTCACACTCCACCGCAAACCCAAGATCCACTCGAAAAAACATTAAAAACAGCAAACCCAAAGAGCACTATTAGAAAAATAAAAGATGAATTAAGAAACGACGTCAAACAGTTGAAGAGCGTCCCGTTGGAATATCAAGCTAGCGTTTACGCCAGGATGGAAAGAGAAAAACGCGCACAGCAAGATATTAAAAGACGAGAGCAACTTCAAACACTGAAATCAACAGAAAAAAAACTTAAGGAAGAGCTTCGAAAAACAATCACACCATCCGTTCGAGTAGAGTTGGAAAGAAAAATATTAGCCTGCGATAAAGCCATAAAAAACGCTCCGAAACCCAGGCGCAGTTGGTCTCCGATTCTTTCCGGCTCTTTCGAGTCAGGCAAGTAATTTTGCCTAACACTGCGGTCAAGGCCGCTCCCTCCCGTCGCTGGACGCTGCGCGATAAAACACCGCGCAGCGCCCCTTACCTACAACGTTATACAAAACGGAGACATCGATGAGCGCCAAGGAATTCGCGGGCCAGTTAAAGCAGACCATCGAAGGTCTCAGGAACAATGGAACGGCGGCAATTTATTGCAACAACCTTATTGCCTATCTGGAAGAAGTAATAAATTCGCCTTCTCCAGTAGTAACACAGGCAGAGCTTGAACACTACAAAGCACAACTGCAAGTATGGGTCGAAGCAGAAAAACGAAATCATGCTTCCGACCTTGAAATGTTTCGCTCTGTTATACAAGCAGGGCAAAATGCCGTTAAATCTTCATTTCTGCTGAATGGCGGTGCCTCAGTTGCACTGCTGGCATTTATTGGAAAGCTAACTGAAGAGCAACAGTCAAAAATCCCTGAATTCGCTGATTCTCTGACAATTTTTGTTGCCGGTGTTTTGGCTATAGCCATGGCATCCGGCGTGACATATTTAAGCCAGTGGTTTTATGCTGAGTCTGAATCATGGAAACAAAAGGCCGGCTTTGCCCTGAATATGGCATCCATAGTATTAGGCCTTTCTTCTTATGGCTTTTTCATATGGGGCATGTGTAGAGCTTACTCAAGCTTTCTGGCATTCGTATAACAATGCGCTCAAATCGTTCGCTTCGCTCAGCAAAGGCGCTCAGCAAAGGCGCTCAGCAAAGGGGTCAGCAGCAAAGGGGTCAGAGACATTTTATTCCCCAGCGCCTAAAGGGGTCAGAGACATTTGGATTCCCAATTCACTCCGACCCCTTTGATTAAGGGAAGATTGCAAAGAAACTGAAACAAGCTAACAAGAACATGCAAGCTACAAAATGACCCGCGCGGACGCGCAACCAAAGCAACCAAAGGCACAATCAAAGGGGTCAGAGCTACTTGGTTTGAAAAGAATATGTCTCCGACCCCTTTGGCTTTTTATGCATATTTTCCATAGATATTTAATTTTTTGATCATTATTTTTATCATGTTCACTAGAAACCTAATAATCCAATTAATACTTATATTTTTCTCACCGTTTAATTACTTACATGCAGCAGGATTTCAAGACTTACCTTGGGGAACAGATATTTATTCTATACAAGAGAAATTTAGTAACGCCAGATTCGAGACCCCATCGGAAAAAGTTTATCCTATATGCAATAATCAGCACGGCGAAACCTATCTCTGCACTATTGCGCAATCAATGTGTGAAAAAATGGGCAGAGGTTGCCATCCTTCGCTATTGGTAAAAAATTACCAAGTAGGCACATATCCATTTACATTAACCTTTGAGTTTTCTCGAGAAAACACACTTCACGGCGTAAGCTTAAGCTATTCAAACAATTTGATTGGACAATCTTTTCAAGAAGGAAAATCCGTCCATATGGCACTATTGAGAAGCTTAGAAGGTAAATATGGCAAGCCAACCGAAGCCGAACCATTGGAGATAGCGAAACAAAAAATTGGAGGTGCTTATAGTGCGACCGCCTTTTATCAGTGGAAGAATAACGAAACAAGAATAAACTTTATATTCTCCGGAAGATTTGACACGATAACTCATAAATATGTCGACATTGGCGGATCCCCGAACATCACAATAATCTACTCTCCGTTAATTGACGAAGCAGCCTCAAAACTCTAGAACCGAAGGAACCAAAGGGGTCAGAGTCATTTACTTTGAAATGAAAATGTCTCTGACCATTTTATCCATGAAAACGCCGATATTTTTATTCGCCTTTTTTGTCTAATGAGTATTTTTGGCTGTGAACAACAAAAAACAATAACTGATTTTTATGCGGATTTTGATCGCAATTGCAAACATGAATACTTCATTAGAGAGATGAAAGAGACAGAAGCACAGGTTATTTGTACCTGCATGATGAAAGAAGCAATAAATCGCTGGAAATCCTTGGGAGAGCTAGAAGACTCACTTATCAAGGAAGATCGGCAACCCAGAGGGCCTACAGACTTCTTACGTGGTGCTTCAAGAATAACTTACAGGTCATGCAAAAAATCGGACCCAAAGGGGTCAGAATGATTTAGCTGCAATGTAACCATTTCCGATCTCTTTGATTTTCTTCGATCCGATATCTTTCCATGCTCGCACTCGACCACGTTTCCATTTCGGTTCCCAGCACCGAAACAGCTCGCCCCTTTTACGATGCAGTGATGGCCGCGCTTGGCATCGTCAAAGTCTATGATCGTCCTGGTGCGCTCGGCTACGGCGTGCGCTGTAACGACATTGAAGACTTTCATTCTTGCTTGGCGGTTTATGAGTCGGCTGAGGCCAATTTCGACGATAAGCGTCACTGGTGTTTCAAGGCGACCACCAGAGCACAGGTCGCAACCTTCCATTCCGCCGGTCTGGCTAATGGCGGCAAAGACAATGGTGCGCCGGGCCTCCGGCCGAACTATCACGCCAACTACTTCGGTGCCTTCCTCTTCGACCCGTTTGGCAACCGTATTGAAGCTGTCTGTCATCGCGCGGAATGAGAGGCCGATCGATACCGAGAACTGGGGTATTGCCGGCGAATCGATCACCGTTCGCCGGGCGCGGGGCGTGTCGCCTTTACTTGGCCGGTTTCCCCCGATGAAGGCAAAGCGCTCCAAACCACGCCACGCCGCTGAGAGCAGCCACCAAGGCCATCCCATGGACTCCTTCTGCGAATGGGACAGCGACACCCTGGTCCTCAACATCCTCGGCCAGCCCAATGCCAACCGCGATGCGAT includes:
- a CDS encoding putative addiction module antidote protein, producing MAKASTSRYDVSEHLRTSEEMAAFLEACLEEADGDAALIAKALGDIARAKGMSQVACDAGLSRESLYKALSGEHSPGFDTILKVVGALGLKLHAGISNS
- a CDS encoding glyoxalase yields the protein MLALDHVSISVPSTETARPFYDAVMAALGIVKVYDRPGALGYGVRCNDIEDFHSCLAVYESAEANFDDKRHWCFKATTRAQVATFHSAGLANGGKDNGAPGLRPNYHANYFGAFLFDPFGNRIEAVCHRAE